In one window of Aphidius gifuensis isolate YNYX2018 linkage group LG4, ASM1490517v1, whole genome shotgun sequence DNA:
- the LOC122854789 gene encoding papilin isoform X3: MLLLLVAVSQLTNVTARHNHVKLRHERHRRQHAEGYLPSNFVTDTEETETGLWGPWSVPSSCSRSCGGGVAHQTRRCLDVDDNGYDRCSGPKRRFYSCNIQPCQNNTIDFRAEQCAEFNAVPFEGVVYDWIPYTGGPNKCELNCMPKGERFFYRHKLTVIDGTPCEIEKNDVCVEGKCMSVGCDLMLGSNAKEDACRECDGDGSKCTTAKGLFDTDDLQVGYIDILFIPEGATNIAVKEIEPSNNYLAIRSTTGQYYLNGNWRIDFPRSLRFAGTIFHYSRVPQGFSAPDTITAKGPTTEAIYIVLLYQDRNVGVDYEYSVPKKNSFGNPENYTWTHDEFSECSVTCGGGYQSRHVNCVRRRDNETVDENLCDPQSAPDNTQACNTEACPPEWFEGEWSSCSKQCGEDGEQTRTIKCEQIVAGGMPTIIDDSICIDKFGPKNKTTQECNRNVQCPTWHLGPWKPCDRLCGKGKKTRKVTCFRKNEAGKIEVLNDSECDGEVPESESSCELRPCAGLDWVTSEWSGCDDKCGLTQETRTAHCATNDGTTYPSDKCDANNKPELTRTCEKSKGCEYQWYAAQWSECSAKCGSGVQTRKVFCASFEDDLTLKKVENEKCKVEQRYNDTQECEADVAECKGEWFAGPWSKCSKLCGGGDMTRKVICMKDNMTVPTSNCDADTIMFGSEECNKHPCSEDDVIPVEVGKPDIPSDKEDDCLEYEDEDFVTFASSLGTDGSELAEGISSLSPFETTAFFMDNTMMSDAAVRGDTPPVELENNSGSGGLEDSTAYDDLLSSITGLIEGSGSSTDNTMTETTDNSVSHETTNLNESTSPSESTESSASTEKSDSTESSASTEKSESTETSGSTVTSDSTESSVSSETSDSTESSVSTESSKSSDVSQDTTVSISSTESSTDQSSSGSSESTENTSTFSSTEVSETASTDSSTSSSTSSETTSESLDSSSPITSSSETPSTDTTITESTISTSESTETTIISSTDTSTTETGSTETSSTVTSVTEDGSSTTMVSETSTDVGSTTLFSISTSDENSSTVQDTTTQEISTEQTTAEATSLSSVSSSEESSTNEISTSEISSTDISSTIGATSELPATSDSSTSVSSEESTVSGATTETGLTTESGMTTETGMTSESGMTTETGSTTENGSTTESDAMTEVSTVDMSTGSTETAETGMSTESITTDVSTISSSTSEDEDNTDKSSIFDLFTTVSSVDQALKKEQKMRKCKVRKAKKSCLSSEFNCCYDGITPAQGPFGKGCPTPETCAETQYGCCPDGVSVPTGPKNEGCPSQLCAETLFGCCQDGTTPAEGNDFEGCKKPCNETECGCCPDKETPAINANGCCDVSKDSCCPGVTKNATVINEEGSGEDSTDEAWTEVTNEYETTTMTGIEEDCANTTHGCCPDGHKAATGKNFEGCGVINTDNCTASYFGCCPDNTTAALGSNKEGCHGDCISSPHGCCQDKFTPAHGPNGEGCCLTYPHGCCPDNILPARGPEFYGCGCEYTRFGCCPDNSTAARGPENEGCGCKYTTHGCCPNRFTPANGPNFEGCPCYTYQFGCCPDGVTIAKGPHSQGCGCENTEFKCCSDGRTPATGPNFAGCNCDASKYGCCLDGIEEAQSDNFDGCLAVPTNPGAACALTTDRGSCRNFTVQWFYDTEYGGCSRFWYGGCEGNDNRFKSQEECKEICVEPKGRDACYLPKSTGPCEGYNPTWYYDSDRKQCGQFIYGGCLGNANKFKTRDECEQLCTVSDNVDPCEQEKESGPCQGNFTRWYFNKDSKHCEQFRYGGCKGNNNNFLTESSCHQKCLQPGHSRDSCSLPRAEGNCTEKKSKWYYDQSENRCMPFYYTGCGGNSNNFESREACETDCPPKIEQDTCLLPALLGECHNYTQRWYYDSYEQRCRQFYYGGCNGNGNNFVNEEDCLQRCSSPSVPAPRPTQEFSPAMCFLPDERGPCNEEQTKWFYDSREGICKQFTYGGCASNGNKFESREECEYRCDEVQDVCTMPKIVGPCSGSVVSYYYDRRSDTCEEFEYSGCSGNRNRFEDRTSCESKCKKHLSPPQVQATESPHIVQVVPSSPICSAPADAGPCNNEVTAYYYDSRASKCQAFIYGGCEGNANRFQTEEQCERLCGIFQGKDVCNLPAEAGPCRGVFPKYYYDRNSRSCRQFLYGGCDGNANRFSTLPECESVCIHREEPAPTGNNTVLSHLEICRESVDIGSCESGSYKRFYFNENRQTCMAFVYTGCGGNRNRFKTFESCMHTCYKTSNEIDVSSNTETKDKCSEAKDECDLIHCPYGKEAFVDDQDCERCRCVDPCRNIQCSSDSRCSIVPIATGDGTTEYQGICRSTMKPGNCPVVSNSTRCEEECRSDADCSEDRKCCNNGCGTSCLEPASTEVPVTYPPVHNDTAPSYGAEPATIKKPENPLVRGEEGGFVTMLCIVTGNPRPSIIWQKDTELINSAEKRRRILPDGSLQIINLYSHDRGIYICIADNGLAQPDKCEYELEVTEPHNRSADIISEPNTSVTVTLNAPTVLHCYAIGWPRPFVTWWHGDSMLPLSSDSYEQDSECTLLIRSVTLSNLGIYTCQAYNGIEKPASWSTTLQAIGPVYNIKPEQQEYTQYLVQAPKRPERPERPQYPYRPARTQAPEYNQTYKPIYPTNKPYILGVIGITEQPQQPSKFKVPVAVNVTSSGNEYPVGSEINIGCSVDGYPIPKVLWYKDGDIIRTDGRITISESNRLVITNASYNDTGKYNCEATNEFSSASDTIDINVAGIYIHPDCQDNSFFAKCDLIVKAKYCQHKYYAKFCCRSCTEARQLPVSGNHLK, from the exons CCATGCCAAAATAATACGATAGACTTTCGTGCTGAACAGTGTGCTGAATTTAATGCAGTACCATTTGAAGGTGTAGTTTACGA ctGGATACCGTACACAGGTGGACCAAACAAATGTGAGCTAAATTGTATGCCTAAAGGCGAACGTTTTTTCTACAGACATAAACTCACTGTGATTGACGGTACACCatgtgaaattgaaaaaaacgaTGTTTGTGTTGAAGGAAAATGTATG TCGGTTGGATGTGATCTTATGCTTGGAAGTAATGCAAAAGAAGATGCTTGTAGAGAATGTGATGGTGATGGATCTAAATGCACCACTGCGAAAGGTCTTTTTGATACAGATGATTTGCAAGTTg GTTACATTGATATACTTTTTATACCTGAGGGAGCTACAAATATAGCCGTCAAAGAAATTGAACCATCTAATAATTATcttg CAATTCGTAGCACGACAGGCCAATATTATCTAAATGGAAACTGGAGAATAGACTTTCCAAGGAGTTTAAGATTCGCTGGAACAATATTCCATTATTCAAGAGTTCCACAGGGTTTCTCAGCTCCAGACACGATAACTGCTAAAGGACCGACGACCGAAGCAATTTACATTGTC cTTCTTTATCAAGATCGAAATGTTGGTGTTGATTACGAGTATAgtgtgccaaaaaaaaattcatttggaaACCCAGAAAATTATACATGGACACATGATGAATTTTCAGAATGCAGTGTAACTTGTGGTGgag GATATCAATCGAGACATGTAAATTGTGTACGACGTCGTGACAATGAAACAGTTGATGAAAATCTTTGTGATCCACAATCTGCCCCAGATAATACACAAGCATGTAACACAGAAGCATGTCCACCAGAATGGTTTGAAGGTGAATGGAGCTCATGCAGTAAACAATGTGGTGAAGACGGTGAACAAACAAGAACTATAAAATGTGAACAGATTGTCGCTGGTGGAATGCCAACAATCATTGATGATTCAATATGCATTGATAAATTTGGACCTAAGAATAAGACAACTCAAGAATGTAATCGAAATGTTCAATGTCCCACGTGGCATTTGGGGCCATGGAAACCG tgtgaTCGATTGTGTggtaaaggaaaaaaaacaagaaaagtCACTTGCTTTAGAAAAAATGAAGCTGGAAAAATTGAAGTATTAAATGACTCGGAATGTGATGGTGAAGTACCAGAAAGTGAAAGTTCTTGTGAATTACGACCTTGCGCTGGTCTTGATTGGGTTACATCTGAATGGAGTGGT TGTGACGATAAATGTGGTTTAACACAAGAAACACGTACGGCTCACTGTGCGACAAATGATGGCACAACTTATCCCAGTGATAAATGCGATGCAAATAACAAGCCAGAATTGACGCGTACCTGTGAAAAATCAAAAGGTTGCGAGTATCAGTGGTATGCAGCTCAGTGGAGCGAATGTTCTGCAAAATGTGGAAGTGGTGTACAAACACGCAAGGTCTTTTGTGCATCCTTCGAAGAcgatttaacattaaaaaaggTAGAGAATGAAAAATGCAAGGTTGAACAACGATACAATGATACACAAGAATGTGAAGCTGATGTTGCTGAATGTAAAGGTGAATGGTTTGCTGGACCATGGAGTAAATGCTCTAAACTATGTGGTGGTGGTGACATGACAAGAAAAGTTATTTGTATGAAAGATAACATGACAGTACCTACAAGTAACTGTGATGCTGACACAATCATGTTTGGTTCTGAGGAATGTAACAAACATCCTTGTAGTGAGGATGACGTTATTCCTGTTGAAGTTGGTAAACCTGATATTCCAAGTGACAAAGAAGATGATTGCTTAGAGTATGAAGATGAAGACTTTGTAACTTTTGCATCTAGCTTAGGCACAGATGGAAGTGAATTAGCCGAAGGTATTAGCTCTTTGTCACCATTTGAAACTACAGCGTTTTTCATGGACAATACAATGATGAGTGATGCAGCTGTTCGCGGTGACACACCTCCCGtagaattagaaaataattctGGAAGTGGTGGTTTAGAAGATTCCACTGCgtatgatgatttattatcatcaattactGGCCTTATTGAAGGTAGTGGATCATCAACGGATAACACAATGACTGAGACTACTGATAATTCAGTAAGTCAtgaaacaacaaatttaaatgaatccACTAGCCCATCTGAATCAACAGAAAGTAGTGCTTCAACAGAAAAATCAGATTCAACAGAAAGTTCTGCTTCAACAGAAAAATCGGAATCAACTGAAACTTCTGGTTCAACCGTAACTTCAGATTCAACAGAGTCTTCTGTTTCATCAGAAACTTCAGATTCAACAGAGTCTTCTGTTTCAACAGAATCATCAAAATCATCTGATGTGTCACAAGATACTACAGTATCTATAAGCTCTACGGAATCTTCAACAGATCAGTCTTCTTCTGGATCATCAGAATCCACTGAAAATACTTCTACATTCTCAAGCACTGAAGTTTCAGAAACTGCGTCCACTGATTCTTCTACAAGTAGTAGTACAAGTAGTGAAACAACATCAGAATCTTTAGATTCTTCTTCACCAATAACATCATCAAGTGAAACACCATCTACTGACACGACAATCACTGAAAGCACAATCTCCACATCAGAATCAACTGAAACTACAATTATTTCTTCTACTGATACATCAACAACTGAGACAGGAAGCACTGAAACTTCATCTACTGTTACATCAGTGACTGAAGATGGTAGTTCAACTACTATGGTTAGTGAAACCTCGACTGATGTAGGGTCAACAACTTTGTTTAGTATATCAACAAGTGATGAAAATTCTTCTACAGTCCAAGATACAACGACTCAAGAAATAAGCACAGAACAGACTACAGCAGAAGCAACATCATTGTCATCAGTCAGCTCTTCAGAGGAATCGAGtacaaatgaaatttctaCAAGTGAAATAAGTAGTACAGATATTTCTAGTACAATTGGTGCAACATCTGAATTACCAGCAACTTCTGATTCAAGTACTAGTGTATCATCTGAAGAATCAACAGTATCTGGTGCTACAACAGAAACTGGTTTGACAACTGAATCTGGTATGACAACAGAAACTGGAATGACAAGTGAATCTGGTATGACAACAGAAACTGGCTCGACAACAGAAAATGGCTCAACAACAGAATCAGATGCAATGACTGAAGTATCAACAGTTGACATGTCAACTGGATCAACGGAAACTGCTGAAACAGGAATGTCTACTGAAAGTATCACAACTGATGTGTCAACCATTTCAAGTTCAACCAGTGAAGACGAAGATAACACTGACAAATCATCTATTTTCGACTTATTTACAACAGTTAGTTCAGTAGATCAAGCActtaaaaaagaacaaaaaatgcGAAAATGCAAAGTTCGAAAAGCCAAAAAATCATGTTTATCATCCGAGTTTAACTGCTGCTACGATGGAATAACTCCAGCTCAAGGACCTTTCGGCAAGGGTTGTCCCACTCCTGAAACTTGTGCTGAAACTCAATATGGATGCTGTCCAGACGGTGTTTCCGTGCCAACTGGACCTAAAAATGAAGGTTGTCCATCTCAATTATGTGCGGAAACTCTCTTTGGTTGTTGTCAAGATGGTACTACTCCCGCAGAAGGCAATGACTTTGAAGGCTGTAAAAAACCATGTAATGAAACTGAATGTGGATGTTGTCCTGACAAAGAAACACCAGCTATTAATGCAAATGGTTGTTGTGATGTTTCTAAAGACAGTTGTTGTCCTGGTGTAACTAAAAATGCAACAGTAATTAATGAAGAAGGCAGTGGAGAAGACTCTACAGATGAAGCATGGACAGAAGTTACAAATGAatatgaaacaacaacaatgactGGCATTGAAGAAGACTGCGCAAATACTACACATGGATGTTGTCCAGATGGTCATAAAGCTGCTACTGGTAAAAACTTTGAAGGATGTGGAGTTATTAATACAGACAACTGTACAGCTTCATACTTTGGCTGTTGTCCTGATAATACCACAGCTGCTCTTGGAAGCAACAAAGAAGGATGTCATGGCGATTGTATTTCATCACCACATGGCTGTTGCCAGGATAAATTTACACCGGCTCATGGTCCAAACGGTGAGGGTTGTTGTCTAACATATCCTCATGGATGTTGTCCAGACAATATACTTCCAGCTCGAGGACCCGAGTTCTATGGTTGTGGCTGTGAATATACTAGATTTGGTTGTTGTCCTGATAATTCAACAGCAGCTAGAGGACCTGAAAATGAAGGCTGTGGATGTAAATATACAACTCATGGATGCTGCCCTAACCGTTTCACCCCAGCAAATGGACCAAACTTTGAGGGATGTCCTTGTTATACTTATCAATTTGGTTGTTGTCCAGATGGAGTGACAATAGCTAAAGGACCACATAGCCAAGGCTGTGGATGTGAAAACACAGAATTTAAATGTTGTTCAGATGGAAGAACACCAGCAACAGGACCAAACTTTGCTGGATGCAACTGTGATGCATCTAAATATGGATGTTGTCTTGATGGTATTGAAGAAGCTCAAAGTGATAACTTTGATGGATGTTTGGCAGTTCCAACAAATCCTGGTGCAGCTTGTGCTCTTACAACAGACAGAGGATCATGTCGAAATTTCACAGTTCAGTGGTTTTACGATACTGAATATGGTGGATGTTCAAGATTTTGGTATGGTGGCTGTGAAGGAAATGATAATCGTTTTAAATCTCAAGAAGAATGCAAGGAAATTTGTGTTGAACCTAAAGGACGTGATGCATGCTATTTGCCAAAAAGCACTGGACCATGTGAAGGATATAATCCTACTTGGTATTATGATAGTGACAGAAAACAATGtggacaatttatttatggtGGTTGTCTTGGAAAtgcaaacaaatttaaaactagAGATGAATGTGAACAACTTTGTACAGTATCTGATAATGTTGATCCTTgtgaacaagaaaaagaaagtgGTCCATGTCAAGGTAATTTCACACGatggtattttaataaagaCAGTAAACACTGTGAACAATTCCGTTATGGTGGTTGCAAGggtaataacaacaatttctTAACGGAATCTTCTTGTCATCAAAAATGTCTTCAGCCTGGTCATAGTCGAG ATTCTTGTTCATTACCTCGGGCTGAGGGTAATTGCACAGAGAAGAAATCAAAATGGTACTACGATCAATCGGAGAACCGTTGCATGCCGTTTTATTACACTGGATGTGGTGGAAATAGCAATAATTTTGAATCTAGAGAAGCATGTGAGACTGATTGTCCACCTAAAATTG aacaAGACACTTGTCTTCTTCCTGCTCTTTTGGGTGAATGTCATAATTATACTCAACGCTGGTATTACGATTCATACGAACAACGTTGTCGACAATTTTATTATGGAGGTTGTAATGGAAATGGCAATAATTTTGTCAATGAAGAAGATTGCCTACAACGCTGTTCATCTCCATCGGTTCCTGCACCACGACCTACTCAAGAATTCTCTCCTg CAATGTGTTTCTTACCTGATGAACGTGGACCTTGCAATGAAGAACAAACTAAATGGTTTTATGACAGTAGAGAGGGTATTTGTAAACAGTTTACATATGGTGGTTGTGCAAgcaatggaaataaatttgagtCACGAGAAGAATGCGAGTACCGTTGTGATGAAGTCCAAG ATGTTTGTACTATGCCAAAGATTGTTGGACCTTGTAGTGGTTCAGTTGTCAGTTATTATTATGATCGAAGATCTGATACATGTGAAGAATTTGAATACAGTGGATGTTCTGGTAATAGAAATCGTTTTGAGGATCGTACCAGTTGTGaaagtaaatgtaaaaaacatttatcacCACCACAAGTACAAGCAACTGAATCACCTCATATTGTACAAGTTGTACCAAGCAGTCCAATTTGTTCAGCTCCAGCTGATGCTGGTCCTTGTAATAATGAAGTTACAGcttattattatgattcaaGGGCTAGCAAGTGTCAAGCATTTATATATGGTGGCTGTGAAGGTAATGCCAACAGATTCCAGACAGAAGAACAGTGTGAACGTCTTTGTGGTATTTTCCAAGGAAAAG ATGTTTGTAATCTCCCGGCGGAAGCTGGACCATGCAGAGGTGTATTCCCGAAATATTACTATGATAGAAATAGCCGTAGTTGTCGTCAATTTTTGTATGGTGGTTGTGATGGTAATGCTAATAGATTCAGTACGTTACCTGAATGTGAATCTGTTTGTATTCATCGTGAAGAGCCTGCACCAACTGGCAACAATACTGTTCTATCTCATTTag AAATCTGTCGTGAGTCAGTGGATATTGGAAGTTGTGAATCAGGAAGTTACAaaagattttatttcaatgaaaatcgACAAACTTGCATGGCATTTGTGTATACTGGTTGTGGTGGTAATAGAAACAGATTCAAGACTTTTGAGTCTTGCATGCATACTTGTTACAAAA caAGCAACGAGATTGATGTTAGTAGTAATACCGAAACAAAGGATAAATGTTCAGAGGCAAAAGATGAGTGTGATTTGATTCATTGTCCATATGGAAAAGAAGCTTTTGTTGATGATCAAGATTGTGAACGATGCAGATGTGTTGATCCATGTAGAAATATTCAATGTTCATCAGACAGTCGTTGTTCTATTGTACCAATTGCAACTGGTGATGGAACAACTGAGTATCAAGGTATTTGTCGATCAACAATGAAACCAGGAAATTGTCCAGTTGTATCAAACAGCACAAGATGTGAAGAAGAATGTAGAAGTGATGCTGATTGTTCGGAAGATAGAAAATGCTGTAATAATGGATGTGGTACTTCTTGTCTTGAACCAGCATCTACTGAAGTACCTGTTACATATCCACCTGTTCATAATGATACTGCTCCATCATATGGCGCTGAACcagcaacaattaaaaaaccagaaaATCCATTAGTTAGAGGAGAAGAAGGTGGATTCGTTACAATGCTTTGTATCGTAACAGGAAATCCAAGACCATCAATAATTTGGCAGAAAGATACTGAATTg ATAAACTCAGCAGAAAAAAGGCGAAGAATTCTTCCTGATGGATCACttcaaattatcaatttatacagTCACGATCGaggaatttatatttgtattgcaGACAATGGTCTTGCACAACCAGATAAATGCGAATATGAATTGGAAGTAACAG aGCCTCATAATCGATCAGCAGACATAATTAGTGAGCCAAATACATCTGTAACAGTAACACTAAATGCACCAACAGTATTACATTGTTATGCAATTGGTTGGCCACGTCCATTTGTAACTTGGTGGCATGGTGATAGCATGTTACCATTATCATCTGATTCATATGAACAAGATTCTGAATGTACATTATTAATACGTTCAGTAACATTATCAAATCTTGGTATATATACTTGTCAAGCATATAATGGTATTGAAAAACCAGCATCTTGGTCAACAACACTTCAGGCAATTGGTCcagtttataatattaaacctGAACAACAAGAATATACTCAATATCTTGTACAAGCACCAAAAAGACCAGAAAGACCTGAACGTCCACAATATCCATACAGACCTGCACGTACCCAAGCACCTGAATATAATCAAACTTACAAACCAATTTATCCAACTAATAAACCCTATATTCTTGGTGTTATCGGTATTACTGAACAACCCCAACAACCTTCTAAATTTAAAG taCCTGTCGCTGTAAATGTAACTTCATCAGGAAATGAATATCCAGTTGGTagtgaaataaatattggaTGTAGTGTTGATGGTTATCCAATTCCAAAAGTACTATGGTACAAGGATGGTGATATAATACGTACAGATGGAAGAATAACAATATCTGAATCAAATAGACTTGTTATCACAAATGCCAGTTATAATGATActggaaaatataattgtgaagcgacaaatgaattttcatcTGCTTCTGATacaattgatattaatgttgctg gtATTTACATTCATCCAGACTGTCAAGACAATTCATTCTTTGCAAAATgtgatttaattgtaaaagCAAAATATTGTCAACATAAATATTACGCCAAATTTTGTTGTAGATCATGTACTGAAGCACGTCAGCTTCCTGTTAGCggtaatcatttaaaataa